A window of Deinococcus planocerae contains these coding sequences:
- a CDS encoding glycosyltransferase — protein MTRPLRLMAVLPGLAPGGAEVQLAQLLHGLPREEFECELVTLFSARLDPELERRLNVRALPLRDLAVAPMRDEEQGALHAARNLRRARPLLAARIREFRPDIVYTRLWYAGLTVASLPRRGRFLHVANEENALDNLDDRGQAKRLLRRYVVAQADAWVVPTRGLFDEFVRGGARAGRGTVVYNSTAIPPLPAPRAASAPARFAAMGRLVPGKGFDRLLQAAERARRAGANFRVDVAGEGPERRSLETLARALGVEDVVRFVGYVPDPHAFLAEHDAFLLTSRAEGFANVLVEAMACGLPVVAMDIRYGPNEIVVPGETGFLVPDGDLAGFAARLSELAADPALRARLGRAGRARAEAVFSTGRMVAQFQDVFFRAAGRPRQEERTHVQHSW, from the coding sequence ATGACCCGCCCGCTCCGGCTGATGGCCGTCTTGCCCGGCCTCGCGCCCGGAGGGGCCGAGGTCCAGCTCGCGCAACTGCTGCACGGGCTGCCGCGCGAGGAGTTCGAGTGTGAACTCGTCACGCTCTTCAGCGCCCGGCTCGACCCCGAACTCGAACGCCGCCTGAACGTGCGCGCGCTCCCCCTGCGTGACCTCGCGGTGGCCCCCATGCGCGACGAGGAGCAGGGCGCCCTGCACGCGGCGCGCAACCTGCGGCGGGCCCGGCCTCTGCTCGCGGCGCGCATCCGCGAGTTCCGGCCCGATATCGTCTACACCCGTCTTTGGTACGCCGGGCTGACGGTGGCGAGCCTGCCGCGCCGGGGCCGCTTTCTTCACGTCGCCAACGAGGAAAACGCCCTCGACAACCTCGACGACCGGGGACAGGCCAAGCGGCTGCTGCGCCGCTACGTGGTCGCGCAGGCCGACGCCTGGGTCGTGCCCACCCGCGGCCTCTTCGACGAGTTCGTCCGGGGGGGAGCGCGGGCGGGGCGCGGCACGGTGGTGTACAACTCTACCGCCATCCCGCCGCTGCCCGCCCCTCGCGCCGCCTCGGCCCCGGCCCGGTTCGCGGCGATGGGCCGCCTCGTGCCCGGCAAGGGCTTCGACCGCCTGCTCCAGGCCGCCGAGCGGGCGAGGCGTGCCGGGGCCAACTTCCGGGTGGACGTGGCCGGGGAGGGCCCCGAGCGCCGATCCCTGGAGACCCTCGCCCGCGCACTCGGCGTGGAGGACGTGGTGCGCTTCGTGGGCTACGTGCCCGACCCGCACGCGTTTCTCGCCGAACACGACGCCTTTTTGCTCACCTCCCGGGCGGAGGGCTTCGCCAACGTGCTCGTGGAGGCGATGGCGTGCGGGCTGCCCGTCGTGGCGATGGACATCCGCTACGGGCCCAACGAGATCGTCGTTCCCGGGGAGACGGGTTTCCTCGTGCCCGACGGGGACCTCGCGGGCTTCGCGGCCCGCTTGAGCGAACTCGCCGCCGACCCGGCGCTGCGCGCTCGCCTGGGCCGCGCCGGGCGGGCCCGGGCCGAGGCCGTCTTCTCCACCGGGCGGATGGTCGCGCAGTTCCAAGACGTGTTCTTTCGCGCGGCGGGACGTCCCCGCCAGGAGGAGCGGACCCATGTGCAGCATTCCTGGTAG
- a CDS encoding nucleotidyltransferase domain-containing protein: MSTDDRAQQIAAEYAALPEVLAVALGGSRAAGNRDGHSDLDLYVYSREEVPVAARRAVAERRGSRAEVDNRWWEPGDEWLERGDGLHVDVMFRRAADFDAHLTALLERHEARLGYTTALWHNLRTCEVLFDREGWLADLKWRADQPYPDGLARAIIALNFPLLRGAFGAYPNQIALAVRRGDLVAVNHRLTEFLASYFDVLFALNRTPHPGEKRLLTLAAGLPLVPEDFTGQVERLLALTPQTLGEVPGRVEALVDPLVGLLEVRGELPAPPEKTLPMP; this comes from the coding sequence ATGAGCACCGACGACCGCGCCCAGCAGATCGCCGCCGAGTACGCCGCCCTTCCGGAGGTCCTCGCCGTCGCGCTGGGGGGCTCCCGCGCCGCCGGGAACCGGGACGGACATTCCGACCTCGACCTGTACGTCTACAGCCGGGAGGAGGTGCCCGTCGCCGCCCGCCGCGCCGTCGCCGAGCGCCGGGGCAGCCGCGCCGAGGTGGACAACCGCTGGTGGGAACCCGGCGACGAGTGGCTGGAGCGAGGAGACGGCCTGCACGTCGACGTGATGTTCCGCCGCGCCGCCGACTTCGACGCCCACCTCACCGCCCTGTTGGAGCGGCATGAGGCGAGGCTGGGCTACACGACGGCGCTGTGGCACAACCTCCGCACCTGCGAGGTCCTCTTCGACCGGGAGGGCTGGCTCGCGGATCTCAAATGGCGGGCCGACCAGCCCTACCCGGACGGACTGGCGCGGGCGATCATCGCCCTGAACTTTCCCCTCCTGCGCGGGGCCTTCGGCGCGTACCCGAATCAGATCGCGCTCGCCGTGCGGCGGGGGGACCTCGTGGCCGTCAATCACCGCCTGACGGAGTTTCTCGCCTCGTATTTCGACGTGCTCTTCGCCCTGAACCGCACGCCGCACCCCGGCGAGAAGCGTCTGCTCACCCTCGCGGCCGGGTTGCCGCTCGTGCCCGAGGACTTCACGGGGCAGGTCGAGCGGCTCCTCGCCCTCACGCCGCAGACGCTCGGTGAGGTGCCGGGCCGGGTCGAGGCCCTCGTGGACCCCCTCGTCGGGCTGCTGGAGGTGCGCGGGGAACTTCCGGCGCCACCGGAGAAGACCCTCCCCATGCCTTGA
- a CDS encoding glycosyltransferase, which translates to MTSPRVLWVTTAARGGIAGYVSALRATPLFTRWRVEPVVTHDDGPARRRLALFASGAGRLVWRCATTRPRLVHLHSAAYGSFARKGLLLWVASLVFRLPTVLHLHAGEFADFYARCPRPLRPLVRATLTRADRVVTLSPSLARAVSAIAPGARVTSIPNGVAVGPAPRRPERPPRVLFLGLLIERKNPLGLLRAWAGITRPPGARLLLAGDGPQRPAVEALVRDLGLSESVDLLGWVDAARSARLLEEADVLVLPSFFEGQPLALMEGMARGVAIVTTAVGGIPDMIEDGVSGRLVPPGDEPALARALGAVLADPELRRHLGDAAYARARQEFNIEHTWRRLDALYRELAPQVGHRDPVEGT; encoded by the coding sequence ATGACCTCCCCCCGGGTCCTGTGGGTCACGACCGCCGCGCGGGGCGGCATCGCCGGGTACGTCTCCGCGCTGCGGGCCACCCCGCTGTTCACCCGCTGGCGGGTCGAACCCGTCGTGACCCACGACGACGGCCCCGCCCGGCGGCGGCTCGCCCTTTTCGCGTCGGGCGCGGGCCGACTCGTCTGGCGCTGCGCCACCACCCGCCCGCGCCTCGTGCACCTGCACTCCGCCGCGTACGGCAGCTTCGCGCGCAAGGGGCTGCTGCTGTGGGTGGCCAGTCTCGTCTTCCGCCTCCCCACGGTGCTGCACCTGCACGCCGGGGAGTTCGCCGACTTCTACGCCCGCTGCCCGCGCCCCCTGCGTCCCCTCGTGCGTGCCACCCTGACCCGCGCCGACCGGGTGGTGACCCTCTCGCCCTCCCTGGCGCGCGCCGTCTCGGCCATCGCGCCCGGCGCCCGGGTCACCTCCATTCCCAACGGCGTGGCGGTCGGCCCCGCGCCGCGCCGCCCCGAACGCCCGCCCCGGGTCCTGTTCCTGGGCCTCTTGATCGAGCGCAAGAATCCCCTCGGCCTGCTGCGCGCCTGGGCTGGGATCACGCGCCCCCCGGGAGCGCGGCTCCTGCTGGCCGGAGACGGCCCCCAGCGGCCCGCCGTGGAGGCCCTCGTCCGTGACCTCGGCCTCTCGGAGAGCGTGGACCTCCTCGGCTGGGTAGACGCCGCTCGAAGCGCCCGCTTGTTGGAAGAGGCCGACGTGCTCGTGCTCCCCTCCTTCTTCGAGGGCCAGCCCCTCGCCCTGATGGAGGGCATGGCGCGCGGTGTCGCCATCGTCACCACCGCGGTGGGAGGCATCCCCGACATGATCGAGGACGGCGTGAGTGGCCGCCTGGTGCCCCCCGGAGACGAGCCCGCCCTCGCCCGGGCCCTCGGCGCGGTGCTCGCCGACCCCGAGCTGCGCCGACACCTGGGTGACGCCGCCTACGCGCGCGCCCGGCAGGAATTCAACATCGAGCACACCTGGCGGCGCCTGGACGCCCTGTACCGCGAACTCGCCCCTCAGGTCGGCCACCGCGACCCGGTGGAGGGCACCTAA
- a CDS encoding tyrosine-type recombinase/integrase — MTLVRVQGELALAGLSDQALRVRAVEAAALYDGEALAAVTRAYMLTASRKGARTSRKTLDAYALAVRDFVPWARENGVQLLRPGRRDGGRYVAWLQTRASQGNGRAGRLSAATVAQYVAGTRALYRALRWAGATDAQPFENAHVPPDPTPGIVRNPPYGPEVDAALTHCEPRLAALLLLCAHAGLRVGEALGLLGGDFSPSASQPNRVTVRGKGGRVRTVPLGRRVRAALAALPPAAPDARLFEWNYAQATYRMGKAFRAAGHGDVWRGFHAARKHSGTRLYRATKDFTRVGLFLGHASVDTTRRYVAVPEDDVMGEVEDF, encoded by the coding sequence GTGACCCTCGTCCGTGTCCAGGGTGAGCTGGCGCTGGCCGGGCTCTCTGATCAGGCGCTGCGGGTGCGGGCCGTGGAGGCGGCGGCGCTCTACGACGGGGAGGCCCTCGCCGCCGTCACCCGCGCGTATATGCTGACGGCCAGCCGCAAGGGCGCCCGCACCAGCCGCAAGACGCTGGACGCCTACGCCCTCGCCGTGCGCGACTTCGTGCCGTGGGCGCGCGAGAACGGGGTGCAGCTCCTGCGCCCGGGACGGCGCGACGGTGGCCGGTACGTCGCCTGGCTCCAGACGCGGGCGTCGCAGGGCAATGGCAGGGCGGGCCGTCTTTCCGCCGCCACCGTCGCGCAGTACGTCGCCGGGACGCGGGCGCTGTACCGGGCGCTGCGCTGGGCCGGGGCCACGGACGCCCAGCCCTTCGAGAACGCGCACGTTCCCCCCGACCCCACCCCCGGCATCGTCCGCAACCCGCCGTACGGGCCGGAGGTGGACGCGGCCCTCACGCACTGCGAGCCCCGGCTGGCCGCGCTGCTCCTCCTGTGCGCCCACGCGGGGCTGCGGGTCGGCGAGGCGCTGGGGCTGCTCGGCGGGGACTTCTCTCCCAGCGCCTCCCAGCCCAACCGGGTCACCGTCCGGGGCAAGGGCGGGCGGGTGCGGACCGTGCCCCTGGGACGGCGGGTGCGGGCGGCGCTCGCCGCGCTGCCCCCCGCCGCGCCGGACGCCCGCCTCTTCGAGTGGAATTACGCTCAGGCGACCTACCGCATGGGCAAGGCCTTTCGCGCCGCCGGACACGGGGACGTGTGGCGGGGCTTCCACGCGGCCCGCAAGCACTCGGGCACCCGGCTGTACCGGGCCACAAAGGATTTCACCCGGGTCGGCCTCTTCCTGGGCCACGCCTCGGTGGACACCACCCGCCGCTACGTCGCCGTGCCCGAGGACGACGTGATGGGCGAGGTCGAGGACTTCTAG